A single genomic interval of Daucus carota subsp. sativus chromosome 1, DH1 v3.0, whole genome shotgun sequence harbors:
- the LOC108211179 gene encoding exocyst complex component EXO70A1, producing MASSSSSTPEGSAASRESSSTALEFPTLCQLPSASVLSGVTIEMGSQTYSFQHYSQRGLRAGTYLRSNTFNAGRHKWAISLYPRGINDQCSGYLSLYVCLMSEETDMYAMFQLTLVDQSGEGKHKACRLLGRGREKQVSVSPSRGIQWGFPLFMNKSYLEELGYLKDDCLVVKCEVGVLPLDISSPVSLTSNQLALRVDDQVKQFKEVQRMKKSNWEDTVLSYLLSVAEVIIEYISATAVEYDQEHEKFGHYWSSVATDDIMLLNDSLEIPDHGIPGIDSVKMLQLVFREILENSHSVCSSGSSSPSSVTSIYSYELQGGSHTTYDVLSTEQIHRLSSIVERLNSAGCLGDCNKVYRVSRKSAVNARLQRFGIQKWNIHYLKGLNGEDFTRTTRLWILAAYDCFHNIFPGEKQYYEQIFGGLGSGSSDNFLMAIVKDVAVELIDSLEAIINATASFQYLFDILDLYEAISVALPKIKATFRSVRSVDIYSGATKTIGRLIILARKLLSSFEDAVLYEQADTPLATGKIHSATKYVMDYVSRMLTYHDSLADILGSMPAKSWRKLEEDKFLGAQARTPLEHYVSRIIIRLRINLEGKSCYYRDPSLRYAFLLCNVNHIIQIINESPELLEMIGEEYLSKLSKDIETTAQNYVSSTWDRVLYSLGDDGLNQWFAFYRGLSGNALKQKLKKFNKSFEEVCETQCTQLGPHLQLRGLLLELILKKLIPAYKSFLDKFTGIEGYNQRHIKYSLQDLQNKVHILYLEH from the coding sequence ATggcctcatcatcatcttcgaCACCTGAAGGGTCTGCAGCATCCAGAGAAAGCAGCTCAACAGCATTAGAATTTCCCACTCTCTGCCAGCTACCATCTGCTTCAGTACTAAGTGGAGTTACAATAGAGATGGGATCACAGACGTATTCATTTCAGCACTACTCACAACGAGGTCTCAGAGCTGGAACATACTTGAGATCAAATACTTTTAATGCTGGTAGGCACAAGTGGGCAATCAGTTTATACCCCAGAGGCATAAATGATCAGTGTAGCGGATACTTATCGCTGTATGTGTGCTTAATGAGTGAAGAAACTGATATGTATGCAATGTTTCAGTTGACACTTGTTGATCAGAGTGGGGAGGGGAAGCATAAGGCCTGCAGGTTGCTCGGCAGGGGCAGGGAGAAGCAAGTTTCTGTGAGTCCAAGCCGCGGTATTCAGTGGGGATTCCCTCTTTTCATGAACAAGAGCTATTTGGAGGAATTGGGCTATTTGAAAGATGATTGCTTGGTAGTCAAATGTGAGGTTGGAGTTCTTCCGCTTGACATCTCATCACCTGTTAGTCTCACGTCGAATCAGTTGGCTTTACGGGTGGATGATCAGGTTAAGCAGTTTAAGGAAGTTCAGCGGATGAAGAAGTCCAATTGGGAGGATACTGTGTTGTCATATCTGTTGTCAGTTGCAGAAGTGATTATAGAATATATATCTGCAACTGCAGTGGAATATGATCAAGAGCACGAAAAATTTGGTCACTACTGGAGTTCAGTAGCAACAGATGACATAATGTTATTGAATGATTCACTTGAGATTCCAGATCATGGGATACCAGGAATTGATTCAGTAAAGATGTTACAGCTGGTTTTTCGGGAGATATTGGAGAATTCACATAGTGTGTGCAGCTCTGGGAGTTCTTCTCCTTCAAGTGTGACTAGCATTTATAGCTATGAGTTGCAGGGAGGCAGTCATACTACCTATGATGTGCTCTCTACAGAGCAAATTCATCGTCTCAGTAGTATAGTAGAGAGGCTGAACTCAGCAGGATGTCTTGGCGATTGCAATAAGGTATACAGAGTTTCAAGGAAGTCTGCAGTGAATGCAAGGCTTCAGAGGTTTGGCATTCAGAAGTGGAACATCCATTACTTAAAAGGCCTGAATGGGGAAGATTTTACTAGAACTACCAGATTGTGGATTCTAGCAGCTTATGATTGCTTCCACAATATCTTTCCTGGAGAGAAGCAGTATTATGAACAGATCTTTGGTGGTCTTGGATCGGGCTCATCTGATAACTTCTTAATGGCTATTGTTAAAGATGTTGCAGTTGAATTGATCGATTCTTTGGAAGCTATAATCAATGCTACTGCATCATTTCAGTATCTGTTCGACATTTTGGATCTGTATGAAGCTATATCTGTGGCCTTGCCCAAAATTAAGGCCACATTTCGGTCTGTAAGATCAGTAGATATCTATTCTGGGGCAACCAAGACTATTGGCAGGCTCATAATTCTGGCCAGGAAATTGCTTTCAAGCTTTGAGGATGCGGTCCTTTATGAGCAAGCAGACACACCACTTGCCACAGGCAAAATTCATTCTGCGACAAAATATGTGATGGACTACGTATCCAGGATGTTAACTTACCATGATTCACTAGCAGATATTCTTGGATCTATGCCGGCTAAAAGTTGGAGAAAGTTAGAGGAAGACAAGTTCCTGGGAGCTCAGGCTAGAACTCCACTGGAACATTATGTGAGTCGGATCATAATACGCTTGAGAATCAACTTAGAGGGGAAATCTTGTTACTACAGAGACCCTTCTCTGCGCTATGCATTTCTTCTCTGTAATGTCAACCACATCATACAGATTATTAACGAGTCTCCAGAACTACTGGAGATGATTGGGGAGGAGTACTTATCAAAGTTAAGCAAAGACATCGAGACAACAGCACAAAACTATGTTTCAAGCACTTGGGACAGAGTTTTGTATAGTCTTGGAGATGATGGATTGAATCAATGGTTTGCATTCTATAGAGGGTTATCAGGAAACGCTTTGAAGCAGAAGCTCAAGAAGTTCAATAAGTCATTTGAAGAGGTCTGTGAGACTCAATGCACACAGCTCGGGCCTCATCTTCAGCTTCGAGGTCTGCTTCTTGAGTTGATACTAAAGAAGTTGATTCCAGCTTACAAATCCTTTCTGGACAAATTCACAGGGATTGAAGGGTACAACCAAAGACACATCAAGTACTCACTGCAAGATCTTCAGAATAAGGTTCACATACTGTATTTAGAACACTGA